AAAGGATCCTTTTTCCCACCATCAACTGATGATATGGTACTCTCATCAGGATCATTAGTTTCAGTTTCCTTCCCTTCAGAAGGGATGTCTGACTCAACCTATGACGGGACAGAATAAAGTAAGTCAACATGCAAATAAATCATTAGTCACACATAATGCTATTTTCTACTGTAGTAATAGAAGATTCACCTTGTTGGATAAAGAAGGGATAGATAAATTGAGAGAAGCCAGGTCATAAGGAGTCAAATAGCGTGAACAATTTGGATGAAGTAACTGTAATAGCGGGCGCCTTCCATCCTGTAATTTAGAGACAGCAAACAACATCTCTTATCTAGTCAGGGCAAGGTGGAAACATACCACTGTGGATGTGTGATTGTGGTTAACGCGCATATGTGAAAAATAACTTATAAATGAGACAAGAAAATTTAGCCAATCAatcattatttttttcttctaggGGAAGTGGTCTGAGAATGTAGACGATCCTATGGAGGTATTCCAGTAGTCAGCATACAACCCGAAAACATAACATAGTAAAACCACTGACTAAATATTTTATCAATCAGAAATAGTGTGAGACTGTGAGAGGCAGGAAGGACACAAACCTTATCAAAGACAAGATTGTTTAAATGTTCTTGAAGCTCATTAATGACAACCTGCAATCAGGAGTGTTTAGCTTTGGTAAGGTAAagaccaaaaaaagaagaagctttcaggtcaaaatcaaataaagtTGCATGAAGAGCAAACCTTTGTAATAAGCTTTGTGTCATCAACAACTGAAATAAGAGAAACAAGCACCTGCAGAGTATATCATAACTTGTGTCATGTATTCAAAAAATTAAAGCTGTGTCATGTGTGCACTTAATTGAACCAACTGGAACAAAACTGGAAGAAGCATGCAATAAGAAATTGGACAGTACTTCTTTTACTAGCAATAAAGTAATGACAGCAAAGAATCCCATAAACTTACCATACTTCCACATTGATCGCTAGCTATTTTCAATATGTGGCCTTTCATTCCTTTGAttatcttctttctttcctaaAAGCAAGTCATGACAATTAAGGATGATGGATGTCATCAGCCAAAAGTAAGTGCATATATACTAACTACAATATATGTTCAGTTGgacctaataaaatatagaGAAATTTCAGTAAACCTTTGCACTGCCATGCTTGATGCAGAGCATTCCAACCCTAGATCCATCCCTTGTATGAATCATTCGGACAAGAAGAGGACCTGACAATTGTTTAATGACATCTGTGGCAGAGAACTTCCagaaaaaaaagtcaatattAAGAAGGAGAAGACTAGAATGACAAGGAAAACCATATACCATCACGGACGAttaacttcaaaaaaaaaaagataactcataaaaaataattgagtGCATATAATATCTCAAACATACCTCTTCAGCTATGGTGAAGTACTCTATCAACACCTTATGTAATATAGAGTGGTCAACTATTCCTTTCTCTAAAATTGGTTGAATAATCGAAGTCATATGCTTCAGGACTGACGGTTTTTGCAGATCTAACTTTGCTATTACATCGACCAACCTGAAATTTGATATCACTAATCAGAAGACGGACAGCAGTAAGACACGTGATACATGGTTCCTTTAGGAATTTCCAACGAGAACCATACAAGGTGCAATGAGGATATTTCAATACTACTCACACTGTTAAGTGTTCTTTACCTGCCCTCTTTCTTCAAGGCCAAGTCCTTAAACAACTGTAGTTCTGTAGAATATAGTTCCCCCAAAAGTTGTTGCTTTTGAGTTGCATTTCCTAATTGGTATGCATGCTCTACAACTGAAACAGGAAGAATAAAATGATCCTTCTTAGTGTAAGAGTGGGAACAAAAACATTTGGCTGGGTATTGGTGATATTTATATCCATGTACTAATATCCTCCAACGTACCTACAGATCCAACCATGTGACGCAGAAGGGATGCCACATGTCCATGGAGTGACGAGATAAACTCTGCAAGCTGCTGTTTGGAGGCTGCAAATCGAAACACAGAAAGTAACTTACtaatgaattaaaaaaataaaattatatttatagcAAGTAACACTACTATACAGTCATTTCCAAGTTCAAACATACCATTGTCCAACATCTTTTTCACCAGATGAACACCGTATGCACTGCGTGCAAGGGTAAGAAAATGTGGTTTAAGCTCCTCAAATACTGCATCCTTTTCGgcttttctcttttttgcaTCAACGTctgcttttttcttttttgcatCCCTTTCTGCTTTTGAGCAGTACTTAACGCAAGTCTGAGGCAAAAGAAAACACATAAATACAGGCTGCTGCAAGCAATCAAAAAGTTAAAGACTCATATACAAAAATGAAGCTAACAAATCACCTGTAGAACACGGGAAGAAACATGGGAGCTTGCAATTTCAGGAATTTTCCCCTTCATTTTCTGAAGTGCTTCACTCACCAACCTGCAAAGGCCATCAACAGTAAAGCCAGCTCAAACACCATACAACTCAAACAGCAAAGAACAGCGATATAACTTCAAAATTTACATACTTGTATCTATCTTCTTTCGATATACCCCGACTCCTCATCTTCTCCCATAGATGCGCAAGCTCCTACATAACAAACAGATGTCAACAAAACAACTTCAGCCCAAAACCATAACCCTCAACTTCAAGCAATTCAAATAGGGTATGTTCATACTTGTATTTACAGACATTAGCCCACAAATATACGCATAAGTAATGCATGAAGTCACTAATTTTCTAAGTATACCTGTAGATACTAAACAATCTAGTTCCTActaatattttcattttcacaaGAACAATTTCCAAGTGAAATGCTTCAGCACATTCACAAATTCTTACATGCTCTAAATTATAATAaggcttcctcttcttcttcctagcTTCAGCAAGCTCctgcaaacacaaacccaacaaaacacaaaaatcaaaacccttCATTTACATCAAACCCAGatccaaattaaatcacacactCACCTTAGAACGGACCCGAAGCTCCTTCTTCGACAAGGGCGCCGATTTTTCTGTGTCGGGGTTGGGGCGTTTGAAGGGTTTAGAGGAGTCATTGGTTCGAGGGGTGGTGGGTTTAGAGCCGGCGAGTTTGGGTTTCTTGGAAGTGGAACTACGGTTGGTGTCCGGCTTGGTGTCGCCGGGAAATTGCTTCCTCTTCTTGAGTTTGGTGTCGTGGACCTTGGCCGCCATTGGAGTGTGTCGAAGAGGTTTGAGTTGTTCTTGTCTGTAAGTTTGTGTTTCCAAAAGGGGTTTTTCTCAGGGTTTTGGGATGAGTTGGGGTCGAGACGGGTCGGGTGAAGAATGGACTAACCCGGACCAAGGCCCGCCTCTTTATGTCTCGGGTAGGTCGTCCTCACTCCCAATCCTTCTAATGCCAACTGGTTCAGCACAttaataccaaaaaaaaaaatggttcAGCAcactgcttttttttttttttgaaaattttaagaaagGTACCTCACAAATGCTCCACTCTAATTTAAaagtaatttaattttattaattttaaatagaTACTTaacatttataattcaactcAAGACTTGTACATGTCGTCAACCAGTGGTTTTGTTTCAaagttttctgtttaatttgcaTGGGTAATTGTATCCACCACtcattttaatgtcattaGCTTTCACAAACCAAACCCCCCCCCCAACGGCTGCATCACCATCGACCTCCCAAACGATACCACTCCCTTCACCGACACATTTTTCTTCCAACAATCCCTAAAACACTTCCTCTCCTAACACCCACCCGGCTTCATCATCATCGACGTCTTTCATCATTAGGCTTCTAACGTCATTGACTCTCTCTAAATTCCAAGAATCGTCTTCAACAAAGGTGGGTTCTTCTCCCATTGTGTTATGCACAACATTAGCCAATTTGGGCCGCATGAGAAAGTGACTTACGATTTTGAGCTATTCATGGTATTGGGGTATTCTCGATCAGGTCAAATTGACGAAGTATATGAGTTGGCATTAAAGTATGGACAGTTGGAAAACAAGAGTTTCAGGGTTGTGATGAACAACTTTTATAAGTTGGAGTTGAAGTATGTATGATTATATGGTAATTCTTTCAAGATGATTTGGGGATAGGGGATTGGTCTGTGAAATTTAGACAAAGTTGTTAAGTCCTCACTAAGCAACTTGGAGAAACTGAAGTGGTGATTGCATTGGTTGGATTCAATTATTCAAATGACACAATTACCATTGTGAGATAAACATAAAATTCTAAATGAAAACTGAGGGGTTGACGACATGTACAAGTCTTGCGTGAGATTATAGACGTCAAATACTCGTTTGAAggtaacaaaacaaaattatctTTAAATTAGAGTGAAGCATTTATGAGGTATTGTTCTtcaagttttcatttttttttgtacaatTCTTTGTGATTATGTTGAGATTCCATTTATGGTATACCATTTTTGGTGAATAATCAAGAAGTATCATTGCTTCTTGGTTATACAGCTTTTGGTTTTGAATCAACTTGAATGATTGAGAGCATCTCTAGCAATGTTAGCCatattttagttaaatttcTATAAATGATATAATTACATACGAGATGAatgttttaaattcaaatatttttacTTTGAGCTATCTCGCtatataaatttattgagAAATATAGCTCAAAGTTAAAATAAAGTTATAATAGAGAGTCTGGTGTAGCCACTAATTTTCGTAAAAAGTCAAACATGCTCTCTAAAATAACTTAAAAGTTATAATAGAGAGTCTGCTGCAAATGCTCTgatatttgtatttttgtagGTTCAACTTGTAAGCTAGTCCAATAGGGATCATCTTATTGAAGAGTAGTCGAAGactttcttataattattatttaagaCAAACTtcctttttgtttgttacaACCGTGGTCTAAAATAGAGTCATGCGTTGAGCAAATAGCAAACTATTCTTTCGCCTTTTTAATCAAgacaaacttttttttatcacaTTTCTCAACTATTTAGATTTTAGGCCTATATTACTTATACAAATttttcagccaatttagtAAACATTAGGTTATCAAAGTAGATCAAATTAACATATAAACCAAATTTGTCAATGAACCACTCAAGGTAAATCACCCTATGAATGCATTAacaattttcaatttgaatgaaaatttgcaaaaatgatttattcatataaattttaaaactaaatagttgaaatatgaatatgacaTCGAAAAATGAGTGAATTAAAGTGGTCTTCAACAAAATGATCCTATTGAAAAAGCTCTCGTTCAACTTGGTCTGATATAATGTCTTATTTTACTAAAGACGCATACTAAACTtaaaaaatgattgagaattaACACATAAGGGGAGTAAAGTTAGCTTAACAAACCAAACTCGTAACCCATGCGCCACCACCATCAAAATCACTAGAGAGTGGAGCTAGGCCactaaatacaatacaatgaacactattgttattttcatctCCACTAATATAATTAGAAGCCTGACTTTGGTGTCAACAATTTCACCAAAGTTTTAAAGTCTCCAAAATAACTATGTTAaagataaaaaataacaagAGAAAATACTATGTGGAAGAGATAAGGTAAACTACAAAAATTaatgtaaaataaaataaaattaaaaaaaaaaggtgaaaACGTAATAGAAGTAATATATAACTTAATATAAGGAGAAAATTGTGGATAGTAAAAAGTagataaattaaaattaaccTTTTTTGAAGTGATTGTGTAATTTTTAGAAATTTAGCAGGTACATGCTAATTTGAATAATACGAAGAAAGATTCAAAACTCAAGCATTATGTCCAGAATCCAAGAACCAAATCGTAAATCCTAAAATCAAGACCAACATTTACGAAGATTTACTTCCCCAATATGGGACAAAATTAACTTTTGTCTGGCCAAAAATTCACCCCAAAagatattaaaaaaacaaagtgaATGACACAATCGACGTCAAGTAACATCACATTTCTGGCGCAAGCAGATCCAACTAGAGAGAAGCGACACGTAGGGCCTCAGACAATGAAACACGAGGGATGGGGCATGGACGTTACCACCCATTATTCAATCCATTTCAATTTCGCCCTCGATTCCGGAACCCGAATCCCACCTCCTCCCTCCCGTCCACGTGTCCTTAAAACTCCCCGAAACAAATCCAAACCCTACCGCGGCCGCACCCTATCAAAACCACCGACTAACTCAATCTCTGAATCTCGTCCCTCTACGAAATGATGCGGCACTGAACCTTTCAGTCGATAAGCACACTCTCTTATCAGCGATTGGTAATGGGATTTAATTTGTCAGTGATAGGTTCTCAGTGATAGGTGGGTGTAAAACAAAGACCCAGCAGGAAAACGCATCGAAGAAAGTGCGAACAACTaactactctctctctctcctttatccttttctcttcttctagTGCTTCCGCACTGTTCTCGTTGAAACGCCGAATCCATGGAACCAAAACCCTAGACCCGCCACCACCCCCTCGATTCCCGCCGCCGCTAATCTCCACTCCtccacaacaacaacaacaacaacaacaaccccCGCGCGCgtgattctctctctctctcagagcCTCAACTCCCCCAGGGGCAAAAATGTCCTCTCTGAGTAGAGAGCTCGTTTTCCTCATCCTCCAGTTCCTCGAGGAGGAGAAATTCAAGGAGGCCGTACACAGGTCAGTCCGCCCCCCTCTCTTTAATtagtttgatttttattttttattttttgttgttgttgttgtggtAAATATAGGTTTTGAATTCTAATTTTGAATATGCGAACCCAGGCTGGAGCAGGAGTCTGGATTCTTCTTCAATATGAAGTATTTTGAGGAGAAGGCTCTGCTGGGAGAGTGGGATGAGGTGGAGAAGTACCTGTCTGGCTTCACCAAGGTCGACGAGAATCGCTACTCCATGAAGATCTTCTTTGAGGTTCGAAAGCAGAAGTATCTCGAAGCGCTCGACAggtaattattattgatttttgAGTAATTATAGTGGAAATTAGAAGTGTTTTATTGTTTAAAGGACGGTTATTttgagtgattattgttgATTGGGGGTTTTCTGATGTGGAAATGAGCTCAGGCAGGACAGGGCTAAGGCCGTGGAGATACTGGTGAAGGATTTGAGGGTGTTTTCGACATTTAATGAGGAGTTGTACAAGGAGATTACACATCTGTTGACTCTTGACAACTTCAGGTAATGTGTTTCTGTGCTCGAATTGGAATTCGAGTTGGTTTGAGTAGCAAATGTGTTTTTGGGGTTTAGTTTTCGGCATTTTGGGGCTTAAATGTGCAGTTTTGGGGGTTTATGGTATGATGCAGAGAGAATGAGCAGTTGTCGAAATATGGCGATACTAAATCTGCGAGAAGCATAATGCTTGTAGAGCTGAAGAAATTGATAGAAGCAAATCCACTGTTCCGGGAGAAGCTGGTTTTCCCCACTTTGAGGGCGTCGCGCTTGCGGACTTTGATCAATCAAAGGTTTGTATGGTGTTTGAAATTGCTTTGATTTTAGTTTGTGAATTTCTATTTTGATACCTGAAGCAGCCATTTATGTTATCTGCAGTTTAAATTGGCAGCATCAGCTATGCAAGAATCCAAGGCCCAATCCTGATATTAAGACCTTATTCATGGACCACTCGTGTTCTCCGCCAAATGGGGCTCGTGCGTCGACACCAGTTCCTCTTCCAGTTGCAGCTCTTACGAAGCCTTTAACATATGCTCCTCTTGGAGCACCTGGTGGAGTATGTTCATATCTTGCTTTGTAATTCTTTTTTGAATTTATAATGgttgaaaacttgaaattctTTGTTGATGTTATAATATTCTCTTGTCTCACTATGTACAGCCATTCCCTccggctgctgctgctgcagcTGCCAATGCGAATGCTTTAGCAGGATGGGTGTCTAATGCTATTACTTCCATATCTATGCACTCAGCTCCAGTCTCTGCTTCACCATTGCCTGTTCAACTGGGTCAAGGTTAGATATTCATTTGTTTAGCTCCGGTTTGCAGTTTACATCatacttcttttctttggtaCAATGTAGGCGGAACACCCAAAGAAACCAACACATCATAGCATACTTACGaattatatacatacatataatatttttagtaatgttgtattttcttttgttcctAAGGTGATAAACTGATAATGTAGCtttagtgaaaagaagaaaatcaaagttttctaagagattgaagaaaaaatcatgttacttgaaaaagatacatgTTCTGGGAGATTTGTCTCTGTTTTGAAGAGTTCCGAGAACTTCTCTTTGCTAATCCATTTGGCCTGTTTATCGGATATTACATACTGTTTTTTTTCCCGCTTTTTCTTTAAGAAGGAAATTTCATTTGTCCTATGTCTAAGAAGAAGTATTTAGTGCGCTGCATTCCCTGGTCATTGTGTTATTCGCTTGATTGATTATCAGGTTTGAGCATGTTGTACTTATTGTTTGAGCTATTTGggttatttgtttcttttctttatagtTTCATCATTAAAGCATCCAAGAACACCATCAACTGGTCTTGGAATGATTGATTATTCAAGATCTGATCACGAACAACTAATGAAACGCCTGCGGACTGAACAATCTGTTGATGAGGTATTATTAGTTCATTTCTGGATACTTATTTCTTGCATTTGTCATCTGTATCTTGATAGTTAATGAAacttttacttttacattttcaGGTTAGTTATCCTCCTCAACATGCTTCGTGGTCACTAGATGACCTACCAAAAGGTGTAGCTTGCACACTTCGTCAGGGATCCACTGTTATGAGCATGGATTTCCACCCCTCGCATCACACGTTACTAGCAGGTACATTGCCTGCAACACACCTAATTTCTTGAAATGATTATGGATTGATAGTGAAACCTTGAACATGTAGTTTCGCTTCAAATCTATCATCCGACTTGAGTAAcatgtttgttgttttgagCAGTTGGCTGTACTAACGGAGAAGTTACTCTGTGGGAAGTTGGGTTGCGAGAGAAGCTGGTGTCCAAGCCCTTCAAAGTATGGGATATGGGTGCTTGTTCTATGCCATTTCAGGTGAAACCCCATCACTTTATCAGAACTATCAGTTTACTACTAATGTTTTTCTCAGTAATAAGAATATCAAATTCACGTTTTCAAAATCCTGGTCTTCATGACCAGTATATGGTAAAGGTTTGCACTCCTCATTCTTATCCCTGCTGTATGCTAACTTTTAGTCTCTTATAGGCGGCTATCGTTAAGGATTCAACGATGTCTATTAGCCGTGTATCATGGAGTCCAGACGGAAACTTGTTTGGTATGTGCAGCAACACAGCTCTAGCATCATTTAGTTGCATGTTCAAACATGATTCCCTGTAATTTTGTTGTTGCAGGTGTTGCATTTTCGAAACATTTGGTTCATCTGTATGCTTATCAAGGGTCTAATGATCTACGCCAGCATCTGGAGGCATGTTGTGATTAATTTAAGGCTGCTTCACAAAGAGATTTGTTTTCATTGTAGACTGATGTTTGGATTTAATTGTCTCACCAGATTGATGCTCACAGTGGTGGTGTGAATGACTTGGCATTCTCTCATCCAAACAAGCAATTATGTGTTGTAACATGTGGTGATGACAAGGTGATCAAGGTGGGTACCCAAAAGTGTGTTAAAAttctttttgttaatttttttttcaagttgaGACATATAATGGACTATTTTGTGTACGTTTTTTCCCGTTACATTCTGAAAAAAGGTTTGGGATTTGGCTGGAAGAAAGCTTTTCCACTTTGAAGGTCATGAGGCACCTGTTTACTCGGTTTGCCCCCACCAGAAGGAGAATATTCAGGTGAGATGTTCATTTCCTGAAATCTGGATGGAGcaattttttctttggttATACTGGTAATTTTATGGAGAAACTAGAGTGTCAGCAAAAATGAATTTTAAAATAACTAAAAGTATGAAAAGAAAACAGTAAACAAGTTTATGTTTTTTACAGCCACTTGGTGATAAAAGTGAAATGTCAGTATCCTTCTGTCCTCATTTTGAAAGTGGCATGTGATTGTTCAAAGAACTAGAATAGCTCCAACTTAAAGACTCCAGCTTCTATTAGTTTTAGTATTGGTTTATGTACCATGAATTTTGTGCTCCACAATCTTGCTAGGTATATTGTTTAGTTGTCCTTTATGTGCGTTTTATTAATCTCAGGTAGAGAATTTCACAAGGGTTATAGAATGATAGGACAAACAGTCACAATACCTATTATTATTGGGGAAGCTTCTTCTGGTGAAGACGCAATTCTGGTTTTGTAACCGCTTTGTATTATTTGCAGTTTATATTTTCAACAGCTGTTGATGGGAAAATTAAAGCTTGGCTGTATGACAATGTGGGCTCCAGAGTTGACTATGATGCTCCTGGGCAGTGGTGCACCACAATGCTGTACAGTGATGATGGAAATAGGTAAAAGAAAGATCCACATGGTTTAAATAGTCTCTTCATCACGTTTCTTTGTTCATGTGACGGTGTATAAATTACAACTGATCCTTTTAAATCCCAGATTGTTCTCATGTGGGACTAGTAAAGATGGTGACTCCTACCTGGTTGAATGGAATGAAAGTGAAGGTGCAATAAAGAGGACGTATAGTGGGTTTGGAAAGAAATCTACTGGCATTGCACAATTTGATACCACAAGAAATCACTTTTTGGCTGTTGGTGAAGATAGCCAGATAAAGTTTTGGGATATGGACAACAccaatcttcttcttcgtaTAGATGCTGATGGTGGACTTCCGGTAAGAAACCTCATTGTTATTACTTTcatattttaaataatatgAGTGTGATTAGAGGATGCCCTTGTTATCTGCTAATATAAGCTTTGGGATTACTTCAGCCTGTTCCTCGTTTGAGATTCAATAAAGAAGGAAACCTGCTTGTTGTTACCACTGCTGACAATGGATTTAAGGTTCTTGCAAATGCTGACGGTCTTAGATCCTTGAGAGCAATTGAAAATCGATCTTATGAAGCATCAAGAACACCTATTGAGATGAAGGTGGTTATATTTCACTACACCTTCAATTGAACTTGCATATCTGTTTTTATTGAGAATTTGAACTGCGCTTTGTGGGGAACGTGATGTACTTAATTTTCCTTGATCAGGTATCTACTTCGGCCATGGTTCCAACTATCAATCCAGCCATTAATAAAGTGGACCGTATGGATGCAAGCTCTCCGGCCAGACCTACTCAGATTCTTGTATGTGACATAAATGATACATTTCATAACTGACTCACATA
This is a stretch of genomic DNA from Argentina anserina chromosome 4, drPotAnse1.1, whole genome shotgun sequence. It encodes these proteins:
- the LOC126791176 gene encoding pumilio homolog 24, producing the protein MAAKVHDTKLKKRKQFPGDTKPDTNRSSTSKKPKLAGSKPTTPRTNDSSKPFKRPNPDTEKSAPLSKKELRVRSKELAEARKKKRKPYYNLEHELAHLWEKMRSRGISKEDRYKLVSEALQKMKGKIPEIASSHVSSRVLQTCVKYCSKAERDAKKKKADVDAKKRKAEKDAVFEELKPHFLTLARSAYGVHLVKKMLDNASKQQLAEFISSLHGHVASLLRHMVGSVVVEHAYQLGNATQKQQLLGELYSTELQLFKDLALKKEGRLVDVIAKLDLQKPSVLKHMTSIIQPILEKGIVDHSILHKVLIEYFTIAEEFSATDVIKQLSGPLLVRMIHTRDGSRVGMLCIKHGSAKERKKIIKGMKGHILKIASDQCGSMVLVSLISVVDDTKLITKVVINELQEHLNNLVFDKDGRRPLLQLLHPNCSRYLTPYDLASLNLSIPSLSNKVESDIPSEGKETETNDPDESTISSVDGGKKDPLVRRHELLVKSGLAERLVDVCIASGGELLRSNFGKEVIYEVATGGADGILRPTLDDKLNELYEAIATLVAEPKSEERKDEHLLENFHSSRTIRRLILDCPAFASTLWNMALKGKCELWARGHSCRVVSAYLASSDSKVNKLAKKELQLLIDAGTLKVPDAPAVIGTKE
- the LOC126791175 gene encoding topless-related protein 2; this translates as MSSLSRELVFLILQFLEEEKFKEAVHRLEQESGFFFNMKYFEEKALLGEWDEVEKYLSGFTKVDENRYSMKIFFEVRKQKYLEALDRQDRAKAVEILVKDLRVFSTFNEELYKEITHLLTLDNFRENEQLSKYGDTKSARSIMLVELKKLIEANPLFREKLVFPTLRASRLRTLINQSLNWQHQLCKNPRPNPDIKTLFMDHSCSPPNGARASTPVPLPVAALTKPLTYAPLGAPGGPFPPAAAAAAANANALAGWVSNAITSISMHSAPVSASPLPVQLGQVSSLKHPRTPSTGLGMIDYSRSDHEQLMKRLRTEQSVDEVSYPPQHASWSLDDLPKGVACTLRQGSTVMSMDFHPSHHTLLAVGCTNGEVTLWEVGLREKLVSKPFKVWDMGACSMPFQAAIVKDSTMSISRVSWSPDGNLFGVAFSKHLVHLYAYQGSNDLRQHLEIDAHSGGVNDLAFSHPNKQLCVVTCGDDKVIKVWDLAGRKLFHFEGHEAPVYSVCPHQKENIQFIFSTAVDGKIKAWLYDNVGSRVDYDAPGQWCTTMLYSDDGNRLFSCGTSKDGDSYLVEWNESEGAIKRTYSGFGKKSTGIAQFDTTRNHFLAVGEDSQIKFWDMDNTNLLLRIDADGGLPPVPRLRFNKEGNLLVVTTADNGFKVLANADGLRSLRAIENRSYEASRTPIEMKVSTSAMVPTINPAINKVDRMDASSPARPTQILNGVDPMARSVEKRRLLEDSSDKSKRWELAEIVDPVHCRVATMPDSKDPANKVARLLYTNSGAGILALGSNGVQKLWKWRSSEQNPSGKATANVVPQHWQPNSGLLMTNDVPENCEEAVPCIALSKNDSYVMSACGGKVSLFNMMTFKVMTTFMSPPPASTFLAFHPLDNNIIAIGTEDSSIHIYNVRVDEVKSKLKGHQKHITGLAFSVNLMIMVSSGADAQLCFWNMDTWDKRKSLTIQLPAGKAPVGDTQVQFYSDQTRLLVCHESQLALYDAAKAECIRQWLPQDVLPAPITCAAYSPNSQLVYAGFTDGNIGVFDADSLKLRCRIAMSVYLTQASPSSQTVYPLALTAHLQEPYQFAVGLTDGSVKVIEPSDTEGKWGVTVPVDNGAQNGWTTTSLSNNPAS